AAAGTTAGTAATTTTAAAACAAAATATAACATCTGAAAGGAAAAATAGAGATGTTTTTTAAGTGTAAATTAAAGGAAAATATAGTGTTGAACTCGAAAACGATTTCGCATTTTTTTGTAAAACAAGTATTATATTTCCCTAAATTTGAAATTCGGTTTTTATGAAAAAAGTAAAAAAAATAGCAGTAATGACTTCTGGTGGAGACTCACCAGGAATGAATGCAGCCATACGTTCAGTGGTTAGAGCATGTGCATATTATAGAACAGAATGTGTAGGGATTTATAGAGGATACCAAGGATTAATTGAAGGTGATTTAGTTCCTATGACAGCACGTAGTGTAAATAATATAGTGCACAAAGGAGGAACAATTTTAAAATCAGCACGCTCAAAGGATTTCAGAACAAAAGAGGGTCGTAAGAAAGCACATGAAAATTTATTAGAGCATAAAGTAGATGCTTTAGTGGTAATTGGAGGTGATGGATCTTTTACTGGAGGAGTAGTGTTTAATAAAGAATATAACTTCCCAATTATTGGAATTCCAGGAACTATTGATAACGATATTTTTGGTACATCTCATACTTTAGGGTACGATACAGCTTTAAACACAGCAGTAGAAGCAATAGATAAAATTAGAGATACTGCGTCTTCTCACAACAGATTGTTTTTTGTTGAAGTAATGGGACGTGATGCTGGATTTATTGCATTGAACGCTGGTGTTGGAGCAGGAGCAGAAGAAATTTTAATCCCAGAAGAAGATTTAGGATTAGAAAGAATGTTAGAATCGCTAAAGAAAAGTAGAAGAACAGGAAAATCATCGAGCATTGTAGTAGTTGCAGAAGGAGATAAGTCGGGAAGAAATGTGTATGAATTAGCACAGTATGTTGAAGAGAACATGCCAGAATATGAAGTAAGAGTATCTGTACTAGGACATATGCAAAGAGGAGGTTCACCATCTTGTTTTGATAGAGTTTTAGCAAGTAGATTAGGTGTTAAAGCGGTAGAGTTACTAATAGATGGTAAAACAAATTTAATGGTAGGGTTAAAAGATAATAAAGTAACCACTACTGAGTTAGAAAAAGCAATTAAAGGAGGTCATACTATAGATATGGATTTATTAAGAGTATCTGATATTATGACTACCTAGATATAAATTAGAATAGAGTATGATAAAAGTTGGAATTAACGGATTCGGAAGAATAGGTAGAATTGCCTTTAGGCAAGCAATGTTAAGAGATAACATGCAAATTGTAGCAATTAACGATTTGTTAGATGTTGATTATTTAGCCTATTTATTAAAGTACGATTCTGTTCATGGACGTTTTAATGGAGATGTAGAAGTTAAAGATGGTCAATTAGTTGTAAACGGAAGAACTATTAGAGTTACTGCTGAAAGAAACCCTGAGAATTTAAAATGGGATGAAGTAGGGGCAGAATATATTATAGAGTCTACAGGTTTCTTTTTAACGAAAGAAGCGGCAGGTTTACACTTAAAAGGAGGAGCAAAGAAAGTGTTTATATCGGCACCTTCTAAAGATGCTAATATGTATGTGATGGGAGTAAACCATACAACAATGACAAAAGAAGAAACAGTAGTTTCTAATGCTTCATGTACCACAAACTGTTTAGCACCATTATCTAAAGTGATTCACGAAAATTTCGGAATCCAAGAAGGATTGATGACTACAGTACACGCTGCAACATCTGGTCAAGGTGTAGTTGATAGCCCAAATAAAGATAGAAGAAGAGGACGTTCTGTACTTAACAATTTAATTCCAGCATCAACAGGAGCTGCGAAAGCAGTTACGAAAGTAATTCCTGAATTGGAAGGTAAGTTAACAGGAATGGCTGTAAGAGTACCAGTGGCTGATGTATCTCTAGTTGATTTAACTTTTAAAACAGAAAAAAGTACTTCATTAAAGGAAATTTTAGCAACTTTAGAGGAAGCATCTAAAGGAGAATTGAAAGGGATTTTAGGATATACAGAAGATAAAGTTGTGTCTCAAGATTTTGTTTCGGATGCAAGAACTTCAATTATTGATGCAGATGCATCGTTAGAATTGAATGCTAATTTCTTTAAAATAGTTTCGTGGTATGACAACGAGTTTGGATATTCAACAAAAATTTTAGATTTGTTAGAATATGCTGCAAGTTTATAATTTACTTATAAAGAATAGTTAAAACCTGATAGTTTTTAGAAACTATCAGGTTTTTTTGTATGAATAAGTTTTATATTTGTAGTCCTTTTTTAAAAAAGGGTAATTTAGGTAAGAATTGTAAGGAGAAAACTTGCATAAAATATAAAACAAAATGATTAAAATAGGAATCAACGGATTTGGTAGAATAGGGAGGTTAGCATTCCGTTCAGCCATGAAAAGAGACAACGTTCAAGTAGTTGGAATCAACGATTTGTTAGACGTAGAGTATTTGGCCTATTTATTAAAATATGACTCAGTTCACGGACGTTTTGATGGAGAGGTGGAAGTAAGGGATGGGAATTTGGTTGTAAATGGACAGGTGATTAGAGTGACTGCCGACAGAAATCCAGAAAACTTGAAGTGGAATGAGGTAGCAGCAGAATATGTTATTGAATCAACTGGGTTTTTTACAGTAAAGGAAAAAGCAGCATTACATATTAAAGGAGGAGCAAAAAAGGTAATTATTTCAGCACCTTCTAAAGATGCAAAAATGTATGTGATGGGAGTAAATCATACAGAGATGCAAGCGGATGAAATGATTATTTCAAATGCATCTTGTACCACGAACTGTTTAGCTCCTTTAACGAAAGTAATTCATGATAATTTTGGATTAAAAGAAGGGTTAATGACTACG
The sequence above is a segment of the Tenacibaculum sp. 190130A14a genome. Coding sequences within it:
- the gap gene encoding type I glyceraldehyde-3-phosphate dehydrogenase, with translation MIKIGINGFGRIGRLAFRSAMKRDNVQVVGINDLLDVEYLAYLLKYDSVHGRFDGEVEVRDGNLVVNGQVIRVTADRNPENLKWNEVAAEYVIESTGFFTVKEKAALHIKGGAKKVIISAPSKDAKMYVMGVNHTEMQADEMIISNASCTTNCLAPLTKVIHDNFGLKEGLMTTVHSATSTQNTVDGPNKKWRRGRTVLNNIIPTTTGAAKAVTKVIPELEGKLTGMAVRVPVPDVSLVDLTFRTEKSTSLKEILATLEASSKGELKGILGYTEDEVVSQDFVSETRTSVVDAKASLELNENFFKVISWYDNEFGYATKIVDLLEYSASL
- the gap gene encoding type I glyceraldehyde-3-phosphate dehydrogenase, whose amino-acid sequence is MIKVGINGFGRIGRIAFRQAMLRDNMQIVAINDLLDVDYLAYLLKYDSVHGRFNGDVEVKDGQLVVNGRTIRVTAERNPENLKWDEVGAEYIIESTGFFLTKEAAGLHLKGGAKKVFISAPSKDANMYVMGVNHTTMTKEETVVSNASCTTNCLAPLSKVIHENFGIQEGLMTTVHAATSGQGVVDSPNKDRRRGRSVLNNLIPASTGAAKAVTKVIPELEGKLTGMAVRVPVADVSLVDLTFKTEKSTSLKEILATLEEASKGELKGILGYTEDKVVSQDFVSDARTSIIDADASLELNANFFKIVSWYDNEFGYSTKILDLLEYAASL
- the pfkA gene encoding 6-phosphofructokinase; the encoded protein is MKKVKKIAVMTSGGDSPGMNAAIRSVVRACAYYRTECVGIYRGYQGLIEGDLVPMTARSVNNIVHKGGTILKSARSKDFRTKEGRKKAHENLLEHKVDALVVIGGDGSFTGGVVFNKEYNFPIIGIPGTIDNDIFGTSHTLGYDTALNTAVEAIDKIRDTASSHNRLFFVEVMGRDAGFIALNAGVGAGAEEILIPEEDLGLERMLESLKKSRRTGKSSSIVVVAEGDKSGRNVYELAQYVEENMPEYEVRVSVLGHMQRGGSPSCFDRVLASRLGVKAVELLIDGKTNLMVGLKDNKVTTTELEKAIKGGHTIDMDLLRVSDIMTT